Below is a window of Virgibacillus sp. NKC19-3 DNA.
GGTGACCTGTCTGAAATGTAATTCTTTTGCCATTTCCATTAAAGGATCGACATGTATATGTGAACACTGCAAAAGTAAGGAAGCTATTTCAACCGCAGTCATGCGAGCAGTCAAAGAATTCCAGCTTCTCTTTCCAGAGCAAAAAGTTACAACCAACATCATTCATGACTGGTGTCGTGTGGTGAAATCAAAAAGGACGATCATTCGGATATTGTCTCAGCATTTACATGTAGTACGTAACCATCGGTGGACTTACTATTACTAGTTTATAGATATTGTGAAGTTGCTACCCCACTGTTCCTATATTTCACCTTGAACATATCGAGTCAGGCTTTCTATCGTACATGGTTTGGTCGATTTACCCCTTTCCATGTACCTGACTTCTTCTCTCTCGTACATGGATTCTCGTTTTGCTCCCTTTCCATGTACCTGACTTCTTCCCTCTCGTACATGGATTCTCGTTTTGCTCCCTTTACATGTACTTGACTTCTTCCCTCTCGTACATGGATTCTCGTTTTGCTCCCTTCCATGTACCTGACTTCTTCTCTCTCGTACATGGATTCTCGTTTTGCTCCCTTCCATGTACTTGACTTCTTCCCTCTCATACATGACAATCCATATACCTTGATAACTTACCTTTCTACAACTTCCGACCCCATCTAAAAGCCATTAAAAAAGGCAAGCAACTCTCATCAGTTACTCCCCTTTATCGCCTTTTGCTTCCTTGTCACTATCATCGTTATCTTCTTCATATGCTCGGATAGCGTCGCCTAACTCATCCTCGACCGTTAAATCAGACATCTTTACTCTAGCCCGGTATGCAGCTCGACTAATGAGATGTCCCGATACAGGAGCCGTTAGGAATACAAACACAATTCCTAAAATGAGACGTACACTAAACGAGTCACGTACCCAAAAGAAGATCAGTGCTCCTAATAGTGTCAAAAGTACAGCTAGTGTAGAACTTTTGGTACCAGCATGAGAGCGTGTATATACATCCGGAAAGCGTATGATGCCAATCGCACTAATGACAGCCATAATACTACCGATTAAAATAAGTAGTACACCTAGGAATTCAACTATATCACTTACGCTCAATGGCATATTCACAAAAGACAGAAACATCCCCCTGTTCGCACTCGTACTTCCCACGTCAACTATCGCGTTTACGTTCAATGATAACACCCCTCTCAATGTATTTCGAGAAGGCAATCGTACTAATAAATGCCAGAATTGCCAGTATTAATATAACTTCAAGAAACGACTTCGTCCCAAGCAAAACAGATATAATAGCGATCCCTGATACAAGATTGACCCCAATCATATCAAGCGCTACGACCCGATCTGGCAAACTGGGACCAATGACAATGCGAAACAAGGCAATCGCTATCGCTATACCGAATAAAGTAAGCGCAGTAAAGAGCATCGTTTCTATCATCAGCGAGTCACCTCCATAATAGCTTTTTCAAATGTATATAGCGATCGTATTAAATTATCTTTCGATTGTTCAACATCCATCGCATGAATGTAGAATGCATCCCCATCAGGCGTTACCTCAAGCACCACGGATCCCGGCGTTAACGTCAGAAGCAGCGCGAGTGCAGCAATTTCCCATTCCCCTCTCAGCTCTGTTTCATATTTGAAGATTCCCGGTCTGATGTGTATTTTTGGACTTAGTATATGCTTAATCACATGCACACTCGACTGGATGATTTCCACGTTAAAAATAAACAACAATTTAATGACTGCAAAGAATCGAGCTAGGTAAAACCGTTCCCCAAAAAGACGATGCATTAAGAATACAATAGCAGCACCGACTAGATACCCGGTTAAAAATGTAATAAAACGTAATTCATCTTCATCATTCAAAAGCATCCATAGGAGTGCAATAAAAATATTTATTAAAAACTGGGCAGGCATTCACATTCACCTCTTTTCACATTTAGTCATTAAAAACGGCATCAATATATATATCAGGATTTAATAGTGTATTTGCTGCATCTGCTACATAAACAGCGACTGTTTCTGCGCCAAGTCCCAAGCCGATCGTCACTACAGTAAGAAGAACACATGGGATCAACCAACCTTTTTTCATTGGTTCTTCATCGTCCTCACTAATAAGCGTCTCCCCCCAAAAGCTGGTCAGGAAAACACGTAAGAGTGAATATAACACAAATATACTGGAGATAAACACAAGTGTTAAAAGCAAATAAGACTCTACTTCCACTGCTCCTTGTCCGATCAACAACTTCCCGATAAATCCACTAAGTGGTGGAACCCCGGCAAGGGAGAGCATTACTATAAAGAACATCCAGCCAAGTAGCGGATAATTTTTAATAAGTCCACTCATATGATCAATTCTCACATAACCCGTTAAAGAAATCATCGTACCTGCAAGTAAGAATAATAATGCCTTCACAATCATATCGTGCATGAGATAATAAATAGACCCTTCGATTGCCTCAGGTGTCATCACAGCAAGCCCTACTAAAATAAACCCAACAGCAATGACAACATTATACGAAACAATTTGTCTGATATCTTTATACGCAATTGCTCCAATACTCCCCCCAACTAGGGTTACCCCAGCTAAAAAGCCTATAATCGTATGCGTAATGGCAGGTTCATGATAAAAGAGAAGCGTGAACACACGAAACATTGCGTATATGCCAACCTTCGTCAACAAGGCGCCAAACAGTGCAGCAACAGCAGTAGGAGGCGCACTATAGGAACCCGGAAGCCAATAATAAAGGAAAAGTCCCGCTTTTAAACTGAAAACAGTGAGAAAGATAACACTAATCACTGTTAACAAAGGCGTCTGGCCTGATTCAGCAATTCGCTCTGACAAATGTGCAAAATTAAGTGTCCCCATCGCGCCATATAAATAAGCAATAGAAACAAGGAAAATCCAGGAAGACACCACATTAATGGCGACATACTTGATCGATTCCCGCAGTTGAACTTTTTTCCCACCTAATGTAATAAGTACATAAGAAGCCAGCAACATTACCTCAAAGCAAACATAGAGATTAAATAAATCGCCTGTTAGAAAAGAACCATTTACACCTGCTACCAGGAAGTTCACAAAAGAATAAAAGAACATATTTTCATATGATTTCCCAATCGAGGAAAAAGCATATAACAGACAGACAACCGTAACGATACTTGTTGTCAAAACAAGAATGACAGAAAAGGAGTCCGCTACAAACATGATGCCAAATGGTGGTTCCCATCCTCCAAAATCAAGCCGCAACGGCCCTTGTTCCTGAATTTGATTTAAAAGAATGATACTTATAATAAAATTAATAATCATGACACTAAAACTGATCCAACGTTGCAACCGGACATACCGGCGGAGAAAGATTAGTACGATCCCCACAAGCACAGGGAGTGCCATTAGCAGCACAAGCAGGTTATTCATCTTTAAAACCTCTCAATTCATGGAGTTTATCCGCCCCGGTTTCTTGGTATGTCCGATAAGCCAATACAAGGAAAAGTGCCGTCACAGCAAAGCTTATTACAATAGATGTTAAAATAAGTGCCTGTGGGACCGCATCAACAAAAGTCTCCGAATCTTCCCCAAGCAGAGGAACACTCCCTGTCTTCAATCCACCCATCGTCATAATAAGCAAATGGGAAGCATGGGAAAGAATAGCCGTCCCCAAAATAACCCGGATCAGATTCCTGGAAAGAATCAGATAGGTAGCAACAGTTACCAAAACCCCTGCTAGGATAGTGA
It encodes the following:
- a CDS encoding Na(+)/H(+) antiporter subunit C produces the protein METLITILAGVLVTVATYLILSRNLIRVILGTAILSHASHLLIMTMGGLKTGSVPLLGEDSETFVDAVPQALILTSIVISFAVTALFLVLAYRTYQETGADKLHELRGFKDE
- a CDS encoding Na(+)/H(+) antiporter subunit F1 — its product is MIETMLFTALTLFGIAIAIALFRIVIGPSLPDRVVALDMIGVNLVSGIAIISVLLGTKSFLEVILILAILAFISTIAFSKYIERGVIIERKRDS
- a CDS encoding Na+/H+ antiporter subunit G produces the protein MSVSDIVEFLGVLLILIGSIMAVISAIGIIRFPDVYTRSHAGTKSSTLAVLLTLLGALIFFWVRDSFSVRLILGIVFVFLTAPVSGHLISRAAYRARVKMSDLTVEDELGDAIRAYEEDNDDSDKEAKGDKGE
- a CDS encoding Na+/H+ antiporter subunit E; translated protein: MPAQFLINIFIALLWMLLNDEDELRFITFLTGYLVGAAIVFLMHRLFGERFYLARFFAVIKLLFIFNVEIIQSSVHVIKHILSPKIHIRPGIFKYETELRGEWEIAALALLLTLTPGSVVLEVTPDGDAFYIHAMDVEQSKDNLIRSLYTFEKAIMEVTR
- a CDS encoding Na+/H+ antiporter subunit D yields the protein MNNLLVLLMALPVLVGIVLIFLRRYVRLQRWISFSVMIINFIISIILLNQIQEQGPLRLDFGGWEPPFGIMFVADSFSVILVLTTSIVTVVCLLYAFSSIGKSYENMFFYSFVNFLVAGVNGSFLTGDLFNLYVCFEVMLLASYVLITLGGKKVQLRESIKYVAINVVSSWIFLVSIAYLYGAMGTLNFAHLSERIAESGQTPLLTVISVIFLTVFSLKAGLFLYYWLPGSYSAPPTAVAALFGALLTKVGIYAMFRVFTLLFYHEPAITHTIIGFLAGVTLVGGSIGAIAYKDIRQIVSYNVVIAVGFILVGLAVMTPEAIEGSIYYLMHDMIVKALLFLLAGTMISLTGYVRIDHMSGLIKNYPLLGWMFFIVMLSLAGVPPLSGFIGKLLIGQGAVEVESYLLLTLVFISSIFVLYSLLRVFLTSFWGETLISEDDEEPMKKGWLIPCVLLTVVTIGLGLGAETVAVYVADAANTLLNPDIYIDAVFND